A region from the Lolium perenne isolate Kyuss_39 chromosome 4, Kyuss_2.0, whole genome shotgun sequence genome encodes:
- the LOC139839318 gene encoding probable calcium-binding protein CML24 translates to MSLFQLCNNSLNTVCLRCMFDLFGDTNNGEIRVDKQARALDSLDLIAGHAGLTTIGGMYVPRDMPCHWFNDLEFLHRDLGDTLFGVLDDMPKDGEAASGDGMRRR, encoded by the coding sequence ATGTCGTTGTTCCAACTCTGCAACAACAGCCTGAACACGGTCTGTCTCCGGTGCATGTTCGATCTGTTCGGCGACACCAACAACGGCGAGATCAGGGTGGACAAGCAGGCGCGGGCGCTCGACTCGCTCGATCTCATCGCGGGCCACGCTGGCCTGACCACAATCGGTGGCATGTACGTCCCCCGAGACATGCCATGTCACTGGTTCAACGACTTAGAGTTTCTCCATCGCGACCTTGGCGACACGTTGTTTGGTGTGTTGGATGACATGCCTAAGGATGGTGAGGCGGCCTCTGGAGATGGTATGAGGAGGAGATGA